In Thermotoga sp. Ku-13t, one genomic interval encodes:
- a CDS encoding GntR family transcriptional regulator, which yields MMSAAKRKPLYKVVKEYLLNKIKTGELMPDDRIPSEKELMDMFQVSRITVRKAIDELVIEGYLYRLQGIGSFVKKKEEMRQISNLIGVFLSSASDFLSIGILKGIEQHISSLGFHAVVQFADENSSSEWQKFKKFLELNVSGFIVFPHLSMLRNELVRQLLAERRPIVFVDRTVERLDGYSVESDNQKGAYDVTKHLIDVHGCKRIAFVTWETTKVSSVRDRFRGASLACSESNASLTLIEVRRGSVREQCRALKSFDAIFACTDLLAVEVMSGLQMLGMNIPKDIAVVGFDDLLFSDFVRPSLTTVRQYPERMGEKAAAILLSLLSWGNVPVKKHYVPTKLVVRNSCGCTEHPHS from the coding sequence ATGATGAGTGCCGCCAAACGAAAGCCCCTGTACAAGGTGGTAAAGGAGTACCTGCTGAACAAAATAAAGACAGGCGAGTTGATGCCAGACGATAGAATCCCGTCTGAAAAAGAGTTAATGGACATGTTTCAAGTGAGCAGAATTACGGTCAGAAAAGCCATAGACGAGCTGGTGATAGAGGGTTATCTTTACAGGTTGCAAGGTATTGGAAGTTTCGTGAAGAAAAAGGAAGAGATGAGGCAGATATCGAACCTGATTGGTGTTTTTCTCAGCTCGGCCTCTGATTTTCTGAGTATTGGAATACTCAAAGGCATCGAACAACACATCTCGAGCCTGGGCTTCCACGCCGTGGTTCAGTTCGCGGACGAAAACAGTTCTTCGGAGTGGCAGAAGTTTAAAAAATTTCTGGAGCTGAATGTGTCCGGTTTCATAGTGTTTCCGCACCTGAGCATGTTACGGAATGAGCTGGTCAGGCAACTTCTCGCAGAACGCCGCCCCATCGTCTTCGTGGACAGGACGGTGGAAAGATTGGATGGGTACTCAGTCGAATCGGACAACCAGAAAGGGGCTTACGATGTTACGAAACACTTGATCGACGTGCATGGGTGTAAAAGGATAGCTTTCGTCACGTGGGAGACGACGAAAGTGAGCAGCGTGAGAGACAGATTTCGCGGAGCCAGTTTGGCTTGTAGCGAATCGAACGCAAGTCTGACACTGATTGAAGTGCGCAGAGGTAGCGTAAGAGAGCAATGCAGGGCGTTGAAGAGTTTTGACGCCATTTTTGCATGTACAGATCTTCTGGCCGTTGAGGTCATGTCTGGACTACAGATGCTTGGGATGAACATTCCCAAAGATATCGCGGTGGTAGGATTCGACGATCTACTGTTCAGCGATTTCGTGCGCCCAAGTCTGACGACTGTCAGACAATACCCCGAACGGATGGGTGAAAAGGCTGCGGCAATACTGCTCTCGCTGTTGAGCTGGGGAAATGTTCCAGTCAAGAAACATTACGTTCCGACGAAACTGGTTGTGAGGAATTCCTGCGGGTGCACGGAACACCCGCATTCGTGA
- a CDS encoding carbohydrate ABC transporter permease, with product MKDPRRFSISRIVSYILLAPILAFFISPIAWLFVTPFSVRPSLFISFDGLTLNNFVRIFQNRTAIIAFRNSLVISVSVVVLVTTCALFAAYVFSRHDFKGRNVLLYVLVLFSSVVSGAAAMVPIFVLNLRLGLVNKELGVILTLSGGIMPTALFILKDFFDSIPRTYEEAALVDGSSPMQVMFRIFLPLSSKGIIVIAMLVFTQSWSNFLIPFVLLRSTSKYPVSVAIYTFFSEVGVPDIGMISAYSLLYTLPVIFAYILIERKFGFSFYGGIKG from the coding sequence ATGAAAGATCCACGAAGGTTCAGTATTAGTAGAATAGTTTCCTACATATTGCTTGCTCCCATACTTGCTTTCTTCATCTCTCCGATCGCCTGGCTTTTCGTAACACCTTTTTCTGTCAGACCTTCTCTCTTCATTTCTTTTGACGGGCTCACACTGAACAATTTTGTGAGAATCTTTCAAAACAGGACAGCGATCATCGCCTTCCGCAACAGCTTGGTCATTTCGGTGTCAGTTGTCGTTCTTGTGACGACGTGTGCTCTGTTCGCAGCTTACGTGTTTTCCAGGCATGATTTCAAAGGAAGAAACGTCCTTCTGTATGTACTGGTGCTTTTTTCGAGCGTGGTCAGTGGTGCGGCGGCGATGGTACCCATATTCGTGTTGAATCTCAGGCTCGGCCTCGTTAACAAAGAGCTCGGCGTGATTCTCACGCTTTCTGGAGGAATCATGCCAACGGCGTTGTTCATTCTGAAAGACTTCTTCGACTCGATTCCGAGGACTTACGAAGAGGCTGCCCTCGTTGATGGCAGTTCTCCCATGCAGGTGATGTTCCGCATTTTTTTGCCGTTGTCGAGCAAGGGCATAATAGTCATCGCTATGCTCGTGTTCACACAATCTTGGAGCAATTTCCTCATACCTTTCGTACTGTTAAGATCCACGAGCAAGTACCCTGTTTCTGTGGCGATATACACCTTCTTCAGCGAAGTTGGCGTGCCTGACATCGGAATGATATCAGCGTACTCGCTTCTTTACACATTACCAGTGATATTCGCGTACATACTGATCGAACGAAAGTTCGGCTTTTCCTTTTACGGCGGCATCAAAGGTTGA
- a CDS encoding sugar ABC transporter permease — protein MRRSLMGKKVVVLLLIPALALIFIFLILPALWVLKIGMTNETLTGVKARNPDFVGFENYTKVLSDRFFYNALRVTLLFVFGSAIVGQAGLGLSLALLTYRKRKLRSFVQSVVILAWIIPEVVVAYLWIAFLDKDYGTLNMLLSVLGLRKVNWFYEYPLLTIITFNIWRGTAYSMLLFSAALETIPPSYLETADVIGVSAWRKFKDIILPNIKSYILTDLILITLWTFNVFTPYLLTGGGPSFRTELLSIYIYRSAFRYFKLGYGASIATIALLINFALAMFYLSLSRRKKA, from the coding sequence GTGAGACGGTCGTTGATGGGGAAGAAAGTCGTTGTCCTTCTGCTGATACCTGCCCTCGCACTGATCTTTATTTTTCTCATCCTCCCAGCTCTCTGGGTCTTGAAGATTGGCATGACGAATGAAACACTCACCGGGGTAAAGGCACGAAATCCTGATTTCGTCGGTTTTGAGAATTATACAAAGGTTCTAAGCGATAGATTTTTTTACAACGCGCTGAGAGTGACCTTACTTTTCGTTTTTGGATCCGCGATTGTTGGTCAAGCAGGGCTCGGACTTTCGCTCGCCCTGTTGACATACAGAAAAAGAAAGCTCAGAAGTTTCGTTCAAAGTGTCGTGATTCTGGCGTGGATCATTCCCGAAGTCGTGGTGGCGTACCTCTGGATCGCCTTCCTCGACAAAGATTATGGAACGCTGAACATGCTACTCTCCGTTCTGGGCTTGAGGAAGGTGAACTGGTTTTACGAGTATCCGCTGCTCACGATCATCACTTTCAACATTTGGCGTGGTACGGCGTATTCGATGCTTTTGTTCTCAGCTGCGCTGGAAACGATTCCTCCGTCTTATCTCGAAACGGCCGACGTCATTGGTGTTTCTGCGTGGAGAAAGTTCAAAGACATCATATTGCCCAACATAAAGTCATACATCCTGACAGATCTGATTCTCATCACTCTCTGGACCTTCAATGTGTTCACTCCTTACTTGCTTACGGGCGGAGGACCGTCGTTCAGAACAGAACTTCTGTCGATATACATCTACAGAAGCGCTTTCAGGTACTTCAAGCTGGGTTATGGTGCATCGATCGCAACCATTGCGCTTCTGATCAACTTCGCGCTCGCCATGTTTTATCTGAGTCTTTCAAGGAGGAAAAAGGCATGA
- a CDS encoding extracellular solute-binding protein, translating into MKRLLVLVLVLALAVFIFGEKLTIIANAIKGGKNTQVVEWFEKYIPEIEKELGIDIELIQTGIKDEDFKARIVLDIKGGGGADILWIDGFWVPEFVEAGYLRPIDDILAEIPAWKYYYDSMKAMGSYKGKTYLIPASTDVRMIYYNKELFKKAGIPIPWQPRSWEDIIKTARIIKEKLPGVIPIQLNAGTEMGEATTMQGFFMVLLGVGGNLYDWETGKWIIKSSALRDALNFYKQIYVDEKLGDAALQVSPGAREKTFELFRQEKIAMYVEGTWFYTSVLNPNNPSWGFPDRDVRIGWAAMPGRGKPGDPEFVSISGGTGFAVNINCKNPKLVAEVLKRLLYIEPQLSYFEMKPFVSPRSDLADSCWTVNKDKFIAETSRALVKYTTFRPAFPVYPEISFQAQLLTERVITGQMSVDKAIEEFAKEVTRIVGKENVIEKP; encoded by the coding sequence ATGAAAAGGTTGCTGGTACTGGTCCTTGTGTTAGCCCTGGCTGTTTTCATCTTCGGTGAGAAGTTAACAATCATCGCCAACGCGATCAAGGGTGGAAAAAACACTCAGGTGGTTGAATGGTTCGAAAAGTACATCCCGGAGATCGAGAAAGAACTCGGAATAGACATCGAACTGATTCAGACCGGTATAAAGGACGAAGATTTCAAAGCACGGATTGTCCTCGATATCAAAGGTGGTGGAGGAGCGGACATACTCTGGATCGATGGTTTCTGGGTCCCAGAATTCGTTGAGGCCGGATATTTGAGACCCATCGATGACATCCTCGCAGAGATACCAGCATGGAAGTACTACTATGACTCCATGAAAGCAATGGGAAGCTACAAAGGTAAAACATATCTGATACCAGCAAGCACGGATGTGAGGATGATCTACTACAACAAGGAATTGTTCAAGAAGGCTGGGATACCCATACCATGGCAGCCCAGAAGCTGGGAAGATATCATCAAAACGGCGAGGATCATCAAGGAAAAGTTGCCTGGCGTGATACCGATCCAGTTGAATGCAGGTACAGAAATGGGTGAAGCAACGACAATGCAAGGTTTCTTTATGGTCCTGCTCGGTGTAGGTGGTAACCTGTACGACTGGGAAACCGGAAAGTGGATCATCAAGAGCAGCGCTTTGCGAGATGCTCTGAACTTTTACAAGCAGATCTATGTCGATGAAAAGCTTGGAGATGCTGCTCTACAAGTGTCACCCGGCGCGAGAGAGAAAACGTTTGAACTGTTCAGGCAGGAAAAGATCGCCATGTACGTCGAGGGAACCTGGTTTTATACGTCCGTGTTGAATCCCAACAACCCGTCCTGGGGCTTCCCAGACAGGGATGTACGCATCGGATGGGCTGCGATGCCAGGCCGTGGTAAGCCGGGTGATCCAGAGTTTGTCTCTATCTCTGGCGGCACGGGTTTTGCTGTTAACATCAACTGTAAGAACCCAAAACTGGTTGCAGAAGTGCTGAAAAGATTGCTTTACATCGAGCCACAGTTGTCCTACTTCGAAATGAAACCTTTCGTGTCTCCGAGATCCGATCTCGCAGATTCCTGCTGGACTGTGAACAAGGATAAATTCATTGCGGAGACGAGCCGTGCACTGGTCAAGTACACAACGTTCAGACCGGCATTCCCCGTGTACCCTGAGATCTCCTTCCAGGCTCAGCTACTGACCGAAAGAGTCATTACGGGCCAGATGAGCGTTGATAAAGCCATCGAGGAATTTGCGAAAGAAGTCACGAGGATCGTTGGAAAAGAAAATGTCATAGAGAAACCGTGA
- a CDS encoding dipeptide ABC transporter ATP-binding protein, with product MEVSELKTSQKLLEVRNLKKYFPIEKGLFKKVVGYVKAVDGISFDLFEGETLALVGESGCGKTTTARCILRAIDPTEGEILLNVDGKMVDVAKLSKKELKPLRRYMQLIFQNPYTSLNPRLKVKEIVGEPLLVNKIARGKELEEKVAELLEAVGLRPEYMIRYPHAFSGGQRQRIVIARALALRPKLVICDEPVAALDVSIRAQILNLLMELQEKFKLTYLFISHDLSVVQHVSDRVAVMYLGRIVELARTEGLFNSPKHPYTESLLLSVPKPDPDAAGELKPIEGEVPSPINPPPGCHFHPRCPYAEEICRNAVPEFRNVGPEEVPHYVACHFAEKLSLKSVRQL from the coding sequence ATGGAGGTAAGTGAGTTGAAAACGAGCCAGAAGTTGCTCGAAGTGAGAAATTTGAAAAAGTACTTTCCGATCGAAAAAGGGCTCTTCAAAAAAGTTGTGGGCTATGTCAAGGCGGTCGATGGAATAAGCTTCGATCTCTTCGAAGGTGAGACGCTCGCCCTTGTGGGAGAATCCGGTTGCGGTAAGACGACCACGGCGCGCTGCATACTGCGGGCTATCGATCCAACTGAAGGCGAGATACTGCTCAACGTCGATGGGAAAATGGTTGACGTGGCGAAACTGTCGAAGAAAGAGCTGAAACCTCTGAGAAGGTACATGCAGCTGATCTTTCAGAACCCGTACACGTCCCTCAACCCACGTTTGAAAGTCAAGGAGATCGTCGGAGAGCCTCTGCTCGTGAACAAAATAGCCAGGGGTAAGGAACTCGAGGAAAAAGTTGCCGAGCTGCTCGAAGCTGTTGGACTCAGACCAGAATACATGATCAGGTATCCCCACGCGTTCAGCGGTGGTCAGAGGCAGAGGATCGTCATCGCCAGGGCGCTGGCTCTCAGGCCGAAGCTCGTCATCTGCGACGAGCCAGTGGCCGCACTGGACGTGTCGATTCGCGCTCAGATTCTCAACTTGCTCATGGAGCTTCAGGAAAAGTTCAAACTGACGTATCTGTTCATTTCACACGATTTGAGTGTCGTCCAGCACGTGAGCGACCGGGTAGCGGTCATGTACCTTGGAAGGATCGTTGAACTGGCGCGCACAGAGGGGCTGTTCAACTCGCCGAAGCATCCTTACACTGAGTCCTTGCTCCTGTCGGTTCCAAAACCTGATCCCGATGCGGCTGGAGAGTTGAAACCTATCGAGGGAGAGGTACCGAGCCCCATCAATCCACCACCCGGATGCCATTTTCATCCGAGATGTCCGTACGCAGAAGAAATTTGCAGAAACGCGGTGCCGGAGTTCCGCAACGTTGGTCCGGAGGAAGTCCCACACTATGTGGCCTGCCACTTCGCAGAAAAGCTCTCTCTAAAGAGTGTTCGACAACTTTAA
- a CDS encoding ABC transporter ATP-binding protein: MRKVLEVRNLRTYFELVEGKVRAVDGVNLQLNEGEVLGIVGESGCGKSVTALSIMRILPKSARIVDGEILFWNEKGVLDLAKLDADGEEMRNIRGKDIAMIFQEPAACFAPVYTVGAQMIEAITLHEDMSKQEARRLALRMLEKVKIPNPEQVLDRYPFQLSGGMLQRCMIAMALALNPKVLIADEPTTALDVTIQAQILYLVKQLQKEYRSAIMWITHDMGVIAQIADRVAVMYLGHIVETARVRDLFRNPMHPYTRALLKSIPRLVQRKTKLEAIKGVVPDPYNLPAGCRYHNRCDSFIEGLCDKQEPIEVEVGEEHRVKCFLYGGK, translated from the coding sequence ATGAGGAAAGTTTTAGAGGTCAGGAACCTGCGGACTTATTTCGAACTGGTTGAAGGCAAGGTTAGAGCCGTCGACGGTGTCAATCTCCAGCTGAACGAGGGAGAAGTCCTCGGTATCGTCGGCGAATCGGGCTGTGGCAAGAGCGTAACGGCACTCTCCATCATGAGGATACTGCCAAAGTCGGCCAGGATAGTGGATGGAGAGATCCTGTTCTGGAACGAGAAGGGTGTTCTCGACCTGGCGAAACTGGACGCCGATGGAGAGGAAATGAGAAACATAAGGGGAAAGGATATAGCCATGATCTTTCAAGAACCGGCGGCGTGTTTCGCGCCGGTGTACACAGTCGGCGCCCAGATGATCGAGGCTATAACGTTGCACGAAGACATGTCGAAGCAAGAAGCCAGAAGGTTAGCTCTGAGGATGCTGGAGAAGGTCAAGATACCGAATCCGGAACAGGTTCTGGATCGGTACCCGTTCCAGCTTTCGGGAGGGATGCTGCAGAGGTGCATGATCGCCATGGCCCTGGCACTGAACCCGAAAGTCCTGATAGCCGACGAGCCGACCACGGCGCTCGACGTGACGATCCAGGCGCAGATTTTGTACTTGGTGAAACAGCTTCAGAAAGAGTACAGATCGGCCATCATGTGGATCACACACGATATGGGCGTGATCGCTCAGATTGCCGACAGGGTGGCGGTCATGTATCTCGGTCACATAGTTGAGACGGCGAGGGTGAGAGACCTTTTCCGAAACCCAATGCACCCTTACACGCGCGCACTTTTGAAATCCATACCAAGGCTGGTTCAAAGGAAGACGAAGCTGGAAGCCATTAAGGGAGTTGTACCAGACCCTTACAACCTTCCCGCTGGTTGCAGGTACCACAACAGGTGTGACAGTTTCATCGAAGGACTCTGTGATAAACAGGAACCGATCGAGGTGGAAGTTGGAGAAGAACACAGGGTGAAGTGCTTCCTGTATGGAGGTAAGTGA
- a CDS encoding alpha-glucuronidase family glycosyl hydrolase has product MKMDQYEMCWLEYRKLPEEELSHYREWFKRIVLLADREEVKTALAELKRFARCALDLEPSIEHSFKKKRALVLAQIGKLAELFETPELHEEGFFILHRNIRGTESFVVGAERSSGFVHAVFELIKRVRLGERVETMNVISGPAMPLRMINHWDNLDGSVERGYAGRSIFFEKGRIVMNRRIRDYARLLASIGINGVVLNNVNVRNEAVKLIDDEKYLRKLSSLADLFRDYGIKIYLSVNFASPMILGGLETADPLDRRVRDWWKNQAKKIYSFIPDFGGFLVKADSEFNPGPHFFGRTHVDGANMLAEALEPFGGVVIWRTFVYNCMQDWRDHSTDRAKAAYDNFKPLDGQFNDNVILQTKFGPMDFQVREPVSPLFGALERTNQMLELQITQEYTGQQVHLCYLGTFWKEVLDFDTFAKGEGSFVKRIVDGTLFERKLCGVAGVSNVGTDPNWTGHDLAQANLYTFGRLAWDPDERVENIVREWIVLTFGSDEKVMSNIEYMLMKSHRTYEKYTTPFGLGWMVNPNHHYGPNPEGYEYSKWGTYHRANWEAIGVDRTSKGTGFTLQYRSPWREIFDSIETCPEDLLLFFHRVRYDHRLKSGKTLIQAIYDLHFEGVEEVEEFVKRWQELEGRIDPVRYRRVLERLMMQLEHAKEWRDVINTYFYRRTGIPDERGRKIYP; this is encoded by the coding sequence ATGAAGATGGATCAGTACGAAATGTGCTGGCTCGAATACAGAAAACTGCCGGAGGAGGAACTTTCCCATTACAGAGAATGGTTCAAAAGGATCGTTCTGCTCGCCGATCGTGAAGAGGTGAAGACCGCGCTCGCCGAGCTGAAACGGTTTGCCAGGTGTGCACTCGATCTTGAGCCTTCGATCGAACACAGCTTCAAGAAGAAAAGGGCGTTAGTCCTCGCTCAGATCGGGAAACTCGCCGAACTCTTTGAGACGCCAGAGCTGCATGAAGAAGGTTTCTTCATCCTCCACAGGAACATTCGCGGCACGGAATCGTTCGTTGTTGGAGCGGAAAGATCGTCAGGTTTTGTCCACGCTGTGTTTGAGCTCATCAAACGCGTTAGACTGGGCGAACGCGTAGAGACGATGAACGTGATCTCTGGGCCGGCGATGCCTTTAAGGATGATCAACCACTGGGACAATCTGGACGGTTCGGTCGAGAGAGGATACGCTGGAAGATCGATTTTCTTCGAAAAGGGTCGCATCGTGATGAATCGAAGGATCAGGGATTATGCCAGACTGCTTGCTTCGATCGGTATCAACGGGGTGGTGTTGAACAACGTGAACGTGAGAAATGAAGCTGTGAAACTGATCGACGATGAAAAATATCTGAGGAAACTCTCATCGCTAGCAGATCTGTTCAGAGATTACGGCATAAAGATCTATCTCAGTGTGAATTTCGCTTCACCGATGATCCTCGGCGGTCTGGAAACGGCAGATCCGCTGGATCGAAGAGTCAGAGATTGGTGGAAAAATCAGGCTAAAAAGATCTACAGCTTCATACCAGATTTCGGCGGTTTTCTTGTCAAGGCTGATTCAGAATTCAACCCAGGCCCGCACTTCTTCGGTAGAACGCACGTGGACGGGGCGAACATGCTGGCTGAGGCGCTCGAGCCGTTCGGAGGCGTTGTGATCTGGCGCACGTTCGTTTACAACTGTATGCAGGACTGGAGGGACCATTCAACTGACAGGGCGAAGGCGGCCTACGACAATTTCAAACCTCTCGATGGTCAGTTCAACGACAACGTGATCCTTCAGACCAAGTTTGGGCCGATGGACTTTCAGGTGAGAGAGCCTGTTTCGCCGCTGTTCGGGGCGCTGGAGCGGACCAATCAAATGCTCGAACTTCAGATCACGCAGGAGTACACCGGTCAGCAGGTACATCTGTGTTATCTTGGAACGTTCTGGAAGGAAGTGCTCGACTTTGACACCTTTGCGAAGGGAGAAGGCTCCTTCGTCAAGAGGATCGTGGATGGCACACTTTTCGAAAGGAAGCTTTGCGGTGTGGCTGGCGTTTCGAACGTTGGTACGGATCCGAACTGGACGGGACACGATCTTGCGCAGGCCAACCTGTACACTTTTGGAAGGCTCGCGTGGGACCCTGATGAGCGTGTGGAGAACATCGTGAGGGAATGGATCGTTCTGACTTTCGGAAGCGATGAAAAAGTGATGAGCAACATCGAGTACATGTTGATGAAATCCCACAGAACTTACGAGAAGTACACGACCCCGTTCGGGCTTGGCTGGATGGTGAATCCGAACCATCATTACGGTCCGAATCCCGAAGGTTACGAGTACTCGAAGTGGGGCACCTACCACAGGGCGAACTGGGAAGCGATCGGAGTCGATAGAACGTCGAAAGGAACTGGTTTCACGCTCCAGTATCGCTCACCCTGGCGCGAGATCTTCGACAGCATAGAAACGTGTCCAGAAGATCTCCTCCTGTTTTTCCATCGGGTTCGCTACGATCACAGGTTGAAATCCGGTAAGACCCTGATCCAGGCGATCTACGATCTGCACTTCGAAGGAGTTGAAGAAGTCGAAGAATTCGTGAAGAGATGGCAGGAACTCGAAGGCAGGATCGATCCGGTCAGGTACAGACGTGTGCTCGAGAGATTGATGATGCAGCTGGAACATGCCAAAGAATGGAGGGATGTCATCAACACGTACTTTTACCGGAGAACGGGTATACCAGACGAGAGAGGGAGAAAGATTTATCCGTAA
- a CDS encoding beta-galactosidase gives MRIPGQEEFLYGGECYPEQWNEEIFRKDLKWMKEANMNIATIGVFCWSLIQRDENSYDFSFLDRALEILEKEGFFVCLATPTAAPPLWMTRKYPEILAVDVNGHRRTPGGRANFCPNSEKYRRFAANIAEKLAERYKSYKPLILWHVNNEYANYCYCEMCERKFREWLKEKYGSLEELNKSWYTQFWGQTIYDWEEITVPTTRNLLLFRKDRFQSINPAIYQDYRRFMNESLLECFELEYQALKKHTPHVPVTTNLMATFKPLDYFLWARKMDVISWDSYPDYTEDHAKVSLRCALMRGAADGKPILLMEQSPSQAIWKWYNHQKSESALRLHTFQIIAHGADGALYFQIRQSRGGCERFHGAVITHASSNETRVFKAVKRVGQDLSRLEPEIPDTHVHSQTGVLFDWNSWWALEDSPGPNIDFTYLQEVEKYYRALLRMNTGVDILSVEQDFSKYRAVFAPALFMLNERTAKKIRGYVEAGGVFVATTMSGIVNENNLAWLGGYLASLNDVFGVRVEEFDAFPPDEERKMTFMGKSYAVKLLEGLIKVEGANVLGTYADGIYASQPCVTMSRYGSGTAYYIAACASQEFCNDFVRYVIEQHGIETVCDEPFDGLEIVKKRSEDGRTYLFVMNFSKEQKEICLKGGTWRDVLRGQLFAEKLILDAEDVLVLERIER, from the coding sequence TTGAGAATCCCTGGACAAGAAGAGTTCCTGTACGGTGGAGAGTGCTACCCGGAGCAATGGAACGAGGAAATCTTCAGGAAAGATTTGAAGTGGATGAAAGAGGCGAACATGAACATCGCAACCATAGGAGTGTTCTGCTGGTCTTTGATACAGAGAGACGAGAACAGCTACGATTTTTCTTTTCTGGACAGAGCACTCGAAATTCTGGAGAAAGAAGGTTTCTTCGTCTGTCTGGCGACACCAACAGCTGCTCCACCTTTGTGGATGACCCGAAAGTATCCCGAGATCCTGGCGGTCGATGTGAACGGTCACAGAAGAACTCCTGGGGGCAGGGCGAACTTCTGTCCGAACAGCGAAAAATACAGGCGATTCGCTGCGAACATCGCCGAAAAACTGGCTGAGAGGTACAAAAGTTATAAACCTTTGATCCTCTGGCATGTGAACAACGAGTACGCGAACTACTGTTACTGTGAAATGTGCGAACGGAAGTTCAGAGAATGGTTGAAAGAGAAATACGGCTCGCTGGAAGAGTTGAACAAAAGCTGGTACACCCAGTTCTGGGGTCAGACGATCTACGACTGGGAAGAGATCACTGTACCGACAACGCGGAATCTTCTGCTGTTCAGAAAGGACAGATTTCAGTCCATCAATCCCGCGATCTATCAGGATTACAGAAGGTTCATGAACGAGAGCCTGCTTGAATGTTTTGAGCTGGAATACCAGGCCTTGAAAAAGCACACGCCGCACGTACCAGTCACCACGAACCTCATGGCCACCTTCAAACCGCTCGATTACTTCCTCTGGGCCAGAAAAATGGACGTGATATCCTGGGACAGCTATCCGGATTACACCGAGGACCACGCGAAGGTATCGTTGAGGTGCGCGCTCATGAGGGGAGCCGCAGACGGAAAACCTATCTTGCTCATGGAACAATCACCTTCGCAGGCGATCTGGAAATGGTACAACCACCAGAAATCTGAATCGGCTTTGAGGCTGCATACGTTTCAGATCATCGCCCACGGCGCGGACGGAGCACTCTATTTTCAGATCCGCCAGTCCAGGGGAGGATGTGAACGCTTCCATGGAGCCGTGATAACACATGCCAGCAGTAACGAGACCCGGGTCTTCAAAGCTGTTAAGCGTGTTGGACAGGATCTGAGCAGGCTCGAACCAGAAATCCCTGACACGCACGTTCACTCGCAGACTGGTGTCCTGTTTGACTGGAACAGCTGGTGGGCGCTGGAGGACAGTCCGGGGCCAAACATCGACTTCACCTACCTTCAGGAAGTTGAGAAGTACTACAGAGCCCTTCTGAGGATGAACACAGGTGTGGACATCCTCTCGGTAGAACAGGATTTCAGCAAGTACAGAGCCGTCTTCGCACCGGCGCTGTTCATGCTGAACGAAAGAACGGCTAAAAAAATCAGAGGATACGTTGAAGCTGGTGGAGTGTTCGTTGCCACAACGATGAGTGGAATCGTCAATGAGAACAACCTCGCGTGGCTCGGAGGTTATCTGGCGTCACTGAACGATGTTTTCGGCGTGCGGGTCGAGGAGTTCGACGCTTTCCCACCGGACGAAGAAAGAAAAATGACCTTCATGGGCAAAAGCTATGCTGTGAAACTTCTTGAAGGCTTGATAAAGGTCGAAGGAGCAAACGTGCTCGGAACTTACGCGGATGGTATCTATGCGAGCCAGCCCTGTGTGACAATGAGCAGGTATGGCTCTGGCACAGCGTACTACATCGCCGCCTGCGCCTCACAGGAATTTTGTAACGACTTCGTGCGCTACGTGATCGAACAACACGGTATTGAAACTGTTTGCGATGAACCGTTCGATGGTCTCGAGATCGTCAAAAAACGGAGTGAAGATGGAAGAACTTACCTGTTCGTCATGAATTTCAGTAAGGAGCAAAAAGAGATCTGTTTGAAAGGAGGAACGTGGCGGGACGTTCTGCGCGGTCAGTTGTTCGCCGAGAAATTGATTCTGGATGCTGAGGACGTTCTGGTCCTGGAAAGGATCGAACGATGA